The genome window gcatcttatacgtacgtggtggcatacctatctcggcctcttcgtaccaacatctttatcgtacgcacgcggcattcgtttggtccaacgatttcgtttagcaacgtaaattcgttagtgatttcgttgcagtactattatcgtgttgtgcgaaaactttattgtgtaacttacacgtaaattacgtacagtatatagtagtcatgggtcccaagaaagttgaaattcacggaaagaagcgcatgctctctttggagacaaagatggagatcatcaagaagtacaaagctggtatgcgattgagtgtgatcgcaaaggaatatggccataatccgtcgacaataggcaccatccttaaacagaaggatgccatcaaagcagctacactgtcgaagggcatcactattttgtccagcaagaggacccacgtgcacgacgagatggaacggctgctcctcgtctggataaaagacaaagaaatcgctggcgatacggtaatggagacagcaatcgcccacaaggccagcgccatttttggcaatttgattgcgcaggtggaagacgacggaggggaagggacttcaacgccaaccccagagttcaaggctttgcatggctggttcgagaaattccgtaaacggactggcatccattcggtagtgcgtcatggggaggctgccagctcggacacgaaagtggccgaagcatttaagaaaactttcgacgagatgatgaccaaggaaggctacagttctcagcaggttttcaactatgaagaagctacccgggcataagcctatgaaagacaggcttatgctcgcactttgttccaacgccagtggggattgcaaggtgaagcccctactggtgtatcattccgagactcctcgagccttcaaggcccacaaagtgctgaaggagaagcttccagtgatgtggagggctatgatgaccaaggaaggctacagttctcagcaggttttcaactgatgagactggccttttttggaaaaaaatgcctcgtcggacgtacatcacgcaggaagagaagaagctacccgggtataagcctatgaaagacaggcttatgctcgcactttgttccaacgccagtggggattgcaaggtgaaccccctacttgtgtatcattcagagactcctcgagccttcaaggcccacaagtgttgaaggagaagcttccagtgatgtggagggctaatgcgaaagcctgagtaacgagacttttgttcactgagtgggtaaatctgtgtttcggcccgacagtgaagaaattcttggaagagaagcacctccctctgaaatgtctgctggtgttggacaatgcccctgctcaccctcctggcctcgaggaagatatcctagtggagtattcgtttatcaaggttctttatcttccacctaacaccacccctctcctccagcccatggaccaacaagtcatatcgaacttcaagaagctgtatactaaacatcttttcaagagatgttttgacatcatcgatgccacaaacctcaccttgcgtgaattttagAAGGAGCGTTTTGACGTTGTGAtgtgcatccgactcatcgaccaagcttggcaggaggtttcgaggcgaaccttgaattccttgtggaggaaattctggcctgatgccgtttccacccgagacttcgatggattcaacgtgggcaaagctggtgctgcagattcagcaacagttgacgatcctgaaactgtttcgcaaccagatcttgacaagatcattgcactcggcaagtccatggggctggtcgtcgacgaggacgacatcaataaccttctcgaggagcaccaagaggagcttacgacggatgacctgaaggagttggaggccatgcaacacaatgtcgttcaagaggagttctctagcagcggtgaggaggaggacaacgactctatgacaacggcagaaattaaggatgctctagctgcttttcataaggtacAATCATTTGTAGagaagagacaccccgaaaaggcttacacaggtcgtatgcttgcacagttcgatgacgtttgcttgagtcgtttgaggaacattgtcaaaagcagatataagcaatcttccttggatagttattttttaaagaggactttagtaggagtaagcaaaactgaagaaccaagtgatactacgaaaaaacggaaagttgaaagtggtgaagaagttaaaattttgtttaaaaaaagtataaaatagtaaaaaaaaaaaaatgtcaaaattaaagaaaagaaaaaaaaaattaaatttaagtttttttgtaaaggtaagtgttacagttttgttaatgctGTTTGTCCtactcctctgtcgccactttcagagatagcctcactcgaaaggtaagcttccacattttactacatacgtacctacgtacgtacagtatttcttgtataccatgtacactaatactttatttacaggtacagtggtacctcgagatacgagcaGCCTAACATACGAGTTTTTTGAGATACGAGCCGGAGCTCGGGCCACATTTTCGTTCAAGATACGAGCCCAAATCCGAGATACGAGCCGTGTTTCCGGAGCGTCCCGCTAGTTGGCGCGCAGGGTCGAGCATCATCCGAGAGCATCTCTCGCTCACTCGCATGTGTTACCCGCTTGAATCAAAGTGTATCTTGTGCGCTGTACTCTTCTTTGCTTGATTTTTGCATGATTACTGAACTTTTTTGTGTGTTATCATGGGGCCGAAGAAAGTGAGTGCTAAGGACAATGGTGACAGGAAGAAGAGGATGATGTCGATAGAACTAaagcaagaaataatagaaaaacatgagcgtGGCGCACAAGTGATTGAACTCGCAAAGATCTATGACCGTAGTACATCGACAATTTGTACGATATTGAAGCAGAAGGATGCTATCAAGAAAGCTAAACcagcaaaaggaaccacaattcttacccaattaacccttaaacgccgaagcggtaaaaaaaaattgtctcccgtgtgccggaggtgtttcagagtgagagcagaagcggaaaaaaatattttttcaaaaaatcacagtgcgcttatttttcaagaataagagttcatttttggctcctttttttgtcattggctgaagtttagtatgcaaccttcagaaatgacaaaaattatcattatcatatataaataatgcgatatatgatagcgcaaaaacgaaatttcatatataattgtattcaaatcgcgctgtgcgcaaaactgttaaaggtaacaagttattttttttcttcgttgtaatgtacactaagtTGCGATcagtttggtatataacacattgtaaaacgataaaagcaacacagagaaaatattatcacaaaataatgcatgaatttgtaacgcgtggacgtaaacaaatatttctttcaaaaattcaccataaatctaaatattgtcctagagacttccaatttctttcaaaatgaagacaaatgattgaatattactatactgtaagagtgttagcttacaattgcagtttttgaccatatctgacgagttaaagttgaccgaatgtcgaatttttatatatatatatttttttatatgcaattatttcggaaataagaaatgctacaaccttcaaatatttttagttttattctacatgaaattgcgcacattttcatatataaaattctatgaaatgcctaatacgAAATGGAGTAAATATTCCGAGAAAgggatgtacacatttcggagatttgtggcggagaatccgcacacggagggatggaaagttttttttaaaattcaccataaatctaaatattgtgctacagacttcgaatttgtttcaagatgaagataaatgactgaatattactagactgtaagagttttagcttacaattgcgtttttcgaccatttcggtagagtcaaagttgaccgaaggttgaaaatttgtcacttatcattttttatatgaaaatatttcaaaattgataaaagctacaaccatgggttgtttttagttgtattgtgcatgaaattgcacacatttccatatataaaactttatataacggctaattttaaaatggtgcaaacattaccacaatcgcatgtatgatttttttcagaagagttaccgcgtggatgtaaggaaaaagatttttcataaattcaccataaatcgaaatagtgctagagacttccaattaggtgcaaaattaaggtaaatgattgaatattactagaatataagagttttagctataGACAAATTGCTGGTTTTTCGACcaatttcgtagagtcaaagtcttgacctaaggttgaaattttggcacttatcgttatttatatgaaaatatctcaaaactgataaaagctacaaccatgagtattttattgttgtattctacataaaaatgcgcacattttcatatataatactccatgtaacggctaatttaaaatggtacaaaaattatgtcagcgacgaaataatttccgagatgtgtcacagaaactttttagtgcagcaagaaagaaattcgcgcttgcgcgcctgcgtaacgattgtaaacaaaacaacaccttgatccgtgaactcccagcatcccccaaggcgcgtgattcaagagtttttggctggtaggcctaaaagtatttttccgcaaatttttaaaaaaacttttgtatgtcgacgtaaaatacgtccagtcggcacccgagagacaaaaaatgtcgacataaaatacgtccagttggcgtttaagggttaaggacaAATATCCACGAGGAAATGGAGAAGCTTCTGCTCGTGTGGGTGAAAGAGAAGGATTTGGCAGGAGATACAGTGACGGAGACGGTAATATGCGAGAAGGCACGGAGTATTTATGCCGACTTAGTGAAGAAAGAAGCATCAACTTCTAAAGAGGCATCAGAAGAAGCATTTAAGGCAAGCCATGGCTGGTTTGATAACTTTAAGAAGAGAACTGGCATTCATTCAGTGGTGAGGCATGGCGAAGCTGCGAGTGCAGACATGAAAGCAGCCGATACGTACATCCAAAAGTTTGCTGCGCTTGTTGCGAGGGAAGGCTACATCCCGCAACAGGTGTTCAACTGCGATGAAACGGGCctattttggaagaaaatgccaCGGAGGACTTACATCACAGCTGAGGAGATGATGATGCCTggccataaacccatgaaggaccgTCTGACCCTTGCATTATGTGCAAATGCTAGCGGTGATTGTAAAGTGAAGCCACTGCTAGTTTATCATTCGGAAAATCCTCGAGCTTTCAAGACGCACAagatactgaaagaaaaattgcacGTTATGTGGCGCGCCAATGCTAGGGCATGGGTTACGCGGCAGTTTTTTACTGACTGGGTAAATCTCGTCTTTGGCCCTGCAGTTAAGACGTATCTGCAAGAAAATAAACTCACGATGAAAGCATTGCTCATCCTTGATAATGCTCCAGCCCACCCACCTGGTCTTGAAGATGATATTCTGGAGGAGTTCCAGTTTATCAAAGTtctctacctcccacccaatacgacTTCAATCCTACAGCCGATGGATCAGCAGGTCATTTCCAACTTCAAAAAGCTGTACACGAAGCACTTGTTCCGCCGCTGCTTTGAAGTGACGGAAAACACAAATCTAACCCttcgagagttttggaaagaTCACTACTACATCGTGATCTGTCTACGTATCATTGACTTGGCATGGCAAGGGGTAACAAGACGAACGTTGAACTCTGCATGGAAAAAGTTATGGCCTGATGCTGTTGCAGAAAGAGATTTCAAAGGGTTTGAGCCCGAGACCGAGCAAGAAGAGTTGGAGGAGATTGTATCTCTCGGAAGTCGATGGGTCTGGAGGTAGATGAGGGTGACGTCAACGAACTCGTCGAAGGAGGAACTCTCAACTGAGGAGTTGAAGGAGCTGCAGATGATGCAACAAACGAAGGTTCTGGAAGAGATTAACACgagtgaggaagaggaagagctgGAGGAAGTGATTTCTACAGGTGAAATTAAAGACATGCTGGCAATGTGGGAAAAGCtgtcaaatttcattgaaaagaaacacCCAGAAAAAGTGGCAACTGGTCGTGCTTCAGCGctttttaatgacacttgtttgtcacattttcgaagcattttgaaaggcaggcaaaagcaaagttctttggatacatttttattgaaaagagcTGCGAGTGAAAGTACAGAAAGTGCAGCCAAGAAGGCAAAAACAAGTGAtaattaaatttacgtaaatgttaagcttagtttaagtttaaagttaagtgcattgttttaagttttttctttcattttaaataaggaaagtgtagttttagttttaaagttacgAAAATAGTTTTGAGTTCTAAAAGAAGTGCCGTTTACGTACGTGTCTAGAGTGCCTACATCccttctcccctccctcctcctcgccGTTCACCTTCGTTAGCCGCACTCGTCTGTCTCCAAAGTAAGACTATTATgctaaataacttttatttctttatttcatattttgttatgtatttgttaattatacatgtttatttgttatttaaaaacatatctttattcataatttacaatGGTTTGGGGATTTTTCATAGATCCATAACGGATTAAATTGAATTCcgttattttaaatgggagaaaTTAGTTTGAGATACGAGCTGATTGACTTACGAGCTCGGttctggaacgaattaaactcttatctcgaggtaccactgtactatgtagtacatattagcagcatgtattaagttaggtattgaatggtccaaattgttgtagggtttcattgtttataggtcaatttagctttattatgaaatttactgtggtgtttttggagggcttggaacggattagccattttacatgaaaaatgtggttcaagatacgaaaaactcatgatacgaaggccgccttggaacagattaattttgtatctcgaggtaccactgtttattcatacatacatatacaattttagtatatggaaaattttaaaaatatcccCACGACTTCTGGCAAGGATTTGGACCATTCTAACGGAAGCTCAGATCACAAAGACCAGGgtggtattaaaacattaataccatATACTAAACCTAGGAAACCTCAGTACcgtcatgacccaaccttgactcactttgactccctctttgggagtggaagttggtcaaggtttctaactatggaagcagaacaaaatatttcagtcttgaaattataaaattttatactAAATAGACATCCAACAGTAGAgatgtcgttcagaaaaataagagagaagacttggcttatagaagccacaacaaaaagccagtcagaagactatttgtctttaaaaattatagattccattaatgttaaaatggagaagcatgataatatgaacagcattcagggtaccattgtacttcctgaTAACAACAACGAACCAATTAATGAGAAAATACTCTTagactctctcaaaaagagataccccaaggttgAGGATTGCGTGGTGTATGACATGACAAGTAAGAGGggcagtaaacaagtagtaaaagtagcaaaaataaaatttgagggttcagatctacctcaaaaaatataaattctaggccaaaatagagagttaagaccctatattccaaagccacttcagtgtcaaaattgcagtattGCAAAACCACttcagtgtcaaaattgcagtaagtatggacacacaaagagaaattgtaggaaaGGTCCGGTGTGCGCTTACTgcggatctacagaacacaccgccaaatggaagtgcggtgaacctAAGTTTGTACTGtgagcagaatcatcatgcaagatccaaagaatgcatgtattacatatacaacactgaattgaaaatgttgaaagaaagaacaggcatgtctataaatgaggctaaattagaattgaaagtgagaggaattcaggATCCTGCcaagaaacgtacatattcttctataacaggaaccagtaatgaaacaaaaaaacatacagatagaagtaacaagatgcagtAAAGTAGGTCTGAAGAAGTTAGTAATATACagggaaaaactaagataataaaGAATCGGGAAACAGGTGCAAATGAATTGGATGATAATCTATCGAATTCATTTGAagtgttaatgcatatagaagcgcaagaagatactaccacagaggtggaagaaggaagttgtgatgtaccgaaaattaaagaaaaaaaaagacctttagagagaacactaccaaaaacaaagaaaccaactataattagagaaacatcagtcaaaccaaagatatgaagaaagaacaaaaacaaaataagaacatacctttatctcctaaaataataataagacctatAGATGCAGAGATgcaaaacaccaaagaagtggaggagaatcATACCATAGAAGATGGTGACTATGccaagggtgatgagattactccatcaccaaaaATCGGTACAATAAGAGCAAATAAAGCAGTAGATATACATGACAATacatgtggctgcaatgattgcttcattgcattgtgcaataataacaaaaatataacaaaagattgcttaacaaacattataagaaattttatgaaatatagaaagaaagagtccaccgatttaaacacccatgaaaattataaagataaacaactgaatgtggtaaatagaattttagaaaaattcaagtagataataatataaaaaaagaaaacaaaacacgaccgatacaacataatattttcaatagttatattatacaatggaatgtaaatggtctacagaccagattacacctgggagaagtacaaaggttattaaaggaatgtgaaccaatgatattacatgtacaacatgtcaataatacaatatcaacaataggtaaatataccttattatcaacatcacaggaagaagaaggaaatttaggtacagccatatatgtacataacaaagtatgttatgacaaagtacctgtgaacattgctgacctccaaatatcatttataatttatacaaccaaccaaataaaaattacaatattgataaacttggagaattacttaaaaatgccaaagaacctgtattaatagtaggggattttaatgctcacaacccaatatgggactgtaactgttcaaactcaaatagagcaggaagtaaagtagaagaacttatagattcatatgacatgtgttgtataaatgatgatgaagttagcacatattattcaaaaa of Macrobrachium nipponense isolate FS-2020 chromosome 33, ASM1510439v2, whole genome shotgun sequence contains these proteins:
- the LOC135202803 gene encoding tigger transposable element-derived protein 1-like encodes the protein MEKLLLVWVKEKDLAGDTVTETVICEKARSIYADLVKKEASTSKEASEEAFKASHGWFDNFKKRTGIHSVVRHGEAASADMKAADTYIQKFAALVAREGYIPQQVFNCDETGLFWKKMPRRTYITAEEMMMPGHKPMKDRLTLALCANASGDCKVKPLLVYHSENPRAFKTHKILKEKLHVMWRANARAWVTRQFFTDWVNLVFGPAVKTYLQENKLTMKALLILDNAPAHPPGLEDDILEEFQFIKVLYLPPNTTSILQPMDQQVISNFKKLYTKHLFRRCFEVTENTNLTLREFWKDHYYIVICLRIIDLAWQGVTRRTLNSAWKKLWPDAVAERDFKGFEPETEQEELEEIVSLGSRWVWR